One region of Microbacterium sp. M28 genomic DNA includes:
- a CDS encoding SDR family NAD(P)-dependent oxidoreductase — MSGRWTGKRALVTGASNGVGLEIARSLAEEGARLILPVRSRLRGDAAARSILASVPDAEIDVRDLDLARPETVTALAMELRAEGEAVDLYVMNAGVVLLGDAERHLTEQGIELHLQTNFLGHYALTLLLLPLLRRSRARIAVQLSLAAPHGRLDDLQSERRYHPLRAYAASKRALGIYAYALAQSSVAGIWGVNVQLCHPGVVPGTGIAADARKRAPAATSRFVERLGSTPRQAAETALAALASDAVPGQYYVPSAAFELSGSPRERPAPNAFTDPREADRILEMAESLAIASRCT; from the coding sequence ATGTCAGGTCGGTGGACGGGCAAACGCGCGCTCGTGACAGGCGCCAGCAATGGCGTCGGACTCGAGATCGCCCGCAGCCTGGCGGAGGAAGGCGCACGGTTGATCCTCCCGGTGCGCAGCCGGCTCAGGGGAGATGCCGCCGCCCGCAGCATCCTCGCATCGGTCCCGGACGCCGAGATCGACGTCCGCGATCTCGATCTCGCCCGTCCGGAGACCGTGACGGCACTCGCGATGGAGTTGCGCGCCGAGGGCGAGGCCGTCGATCTCTACGTGATGAACGCCGGCGTCGTGCTACTCGGCGATGCCGAGCGTCACCTGACCGAGCAGGGGATCGAGCTGCATCTCCAGACCAACTTCCTCGGCCATTACGCGCTGACGCTACTGCTGCTGCCGTTGCTTCGACGCAGCCGCGCACGTATTGCCGTGCAGCTCAGCCTCGCCGCCCCGCACGGGCGACTGGATGATCTGCAATCCGAGCGGCGATATCACCCGCTGCGTGCCTACGCGGCATCCAAGCGTGCACTCGGGATCTACGCCTACGCGCTCGCTCAGTCCAGCGTCGCAGGCATCTGGGGCGTGAACGTGCAACTGTGCCATCCCGGCGTGGTGCCGGGCACCGGCATCGCGGCCGACGCTCGCAAACGGGCGCCCGCCGCCACCAGCCGGTTCGTCGAACGCCTCGGCAGCACGCCTCGCCAAGCAGCGGAAACTGCGCTCGCCGCGCTGGCATCCGACGCCGTGCCCGGACAGTACTACGTGCCTTCCGCGGCCTTCGAACTGTCGGGTTCACCGCGCGAGCGCCCGGCGCCCAATGCGTT